A segment of the Streptomyces sp. XD-27 genome:
CGGCCCATCCCCTGCGGTCCACCAAACCGTCCGGTCCGCTGGACGACCTGCGGCCGCTCGGGCCCATGCTCGGGGACGCGAAGATCGCGGGGTTCGGCGAGGCCACCCACAGCTCGCACGAGTTCTTCACCATGAAGCACCGCGTCTTCCGGTACCTCGTCACGCAGAAGGGCTTTCGCACCTACGCGCTGGAGGCGCCCTGGAGCACCGGGCTGCGGCTCAACGAGTACGTGCTGCACGGCGAGGGCGACCCGCGGCGGATCATGAGCGAGGACTTCCAGGAGTCCTACCTCTTCTGGAACACGCGCGAATACCTGTCCCTCGTCAAATGGATGCGCACGTACAACCGGGCCCACCCGCACGACCCGGTCCGGTTCATGGGGAACGACGCCGCGTACGCCGGGCCCGAGCTCTACGACAGGGTGACCGCGTACCTCCGCCAGGCCCGCCCCGAGCTGCTACCCGAGGTCACCAGGCTCTACCGCGGTCTGCGCCCGGCCACGGACACCTATTCATACATGAGGGCCTATCTGGCCAAGCCGCCGGCCGAACGGCGCGCGATGGCATCGCGGACGGGACGGGCGCTGGAGCTGCTGCGGCGCGCCCGTCCCGCGTCCGGCCGGGCGGCCCATGACGGGTACGCGTGGGCGCTGCGGCACGCGACGGCCCTCGACCAGACGGCCCGGTTGTACGCCTTCGACCCCAAGGACCCGGGCGAACTCGCGAAGGCGATGGTCTTCCGCGACCGGACCATGGCCGAGAACACGCTGTGGTGGCAGGAGCGGACCGGGGACAAGGTCATGCTGTCCGCGCACAACGGGCACGTCGGCTACGAGTCGGTCTACCCGGACCGGTACCCCAAGACGCAAGGCGGCTTCCTGCGCGACCGTCTCGGCCCGGACTACGTCAACGTCGGGTTCTCCTTCCACCACGGCTCGTTCAACGCCACCGAGGCCGATGACCCGCTGGTCGACGAGGAGGTCCGGAAGATCAGCCTCGGGGCCGCCGCCCCTGGGAACAACGAGCCCGCCCTGGACCGGGTGGGTTACGACGACTATCTGCTGGACATGCGCACCGCTCCCACCGAGGCGCGCGACTGGCTCGGCGTCGCCCGGCCGACGCGCGCGATCGGCACCGCCTATCCCTGGCCGGACGCCCAGGTGGCGCTGGCGCGCTCGTTCGACCTGCTCATCCATCTGCACGAGGTCCGGGCGGCGGACCGGTTGCCGCACTGAGTCCGGCCCGGCGGTGGCGGGCGCGTTCAGCGGTGTGCGGGGAACTCCACGACCTGCTGGTAGGTGGGCCGGTTCTGCCAGTTGACCGGGGGCTGGGTGATCCCGCCGAGGGCGCGGTGGATGATCGCGTCCGCGCACCACTGGTCGCCCGCCGCGCAGTGGGCGTCAGCGGGGTAGACCTCGGTGGCGGGCTTGTCCAGCGCCCGCTTGAGGGTGGCCAGCAGGGTGCCGCGGCAGACCGCCAGGTCGCCCGCGCCGCAGTACGGCCTGGCCAGGCCGCCCTTGACCTCCTCCCCGAGGACCGCGCGCAGGTCCTTGTCGACGTAGGACCACCAGCCGTACTGGAAGGAGGACCCGGCATGGGAGCCGGTGGGCCCGTGCCCGGCCGACGGAGACTCGTCGATGGGCAGGTTGGCGCGCAGCCGGTCGTACAGGTCCGGGCCGAGTCCGGGCGCGAAGACGGCCTCCACGAGCAGCGGCCACCAGGCGTCCATGATGCGGACGGCGTCGGCGTGCCCGTAGGTGTGCGAGCCCGGCGACGTCTCGCGCCGCTGGGCCCCGGCGGCCCGCCAGGAGTCCAGTTGCCCGATGGCGGTGGCGAGCCGGGGGTCGTCGACCGGTGCGCCGCGCACCACCTTCAGCAGCTCGGGCAGTACGTCCTCGCCGCGCAGATCGGTGACGGCGGCCTCGGCCATGGCCCGGGTCAGCGAGGCCCGGGTGACGCCGCCGCGCTCGACCAGCTCGCGTACGCGGTCGTCGAGGAGGTTCCCGCGGTGCACGGAGCCGTTGCCGAACCCGGCCGCGGTGTAGCCCTTGGCGATCTTGTTGTTCCAGCTGGTGTAGTAGTCCTGGTCGACGGACTGGGGGTGCTCGGCGGGCGGGGTGTAGGCGGCGGTGTTGAGGGCCGGGTCGAAGTCCCGCCACTCATACGGCGCTTCGGCCTTGACCGGGAGGGACGGATCGACGTCGGCGGCGCGCACCAGGTTGAGTCCGCTGTTGTAGTAGGCGGTCTGCCGGGAGTCGGCGTAGAACCAGTTGAAGGTGTAGTTGATGTGCTGCGCCGCGCTCTGGAAGGACGCGGCGTCCCGCACGTGTCCGGGGTCGTTCAGCATCTGGAAGCCGATGATGGAGTCGGCCTCGTGGCGGTAGGTGGCGCGCAGGGAGGTGTACGCGACGGGCTTGCCGTCGACCGTCGCGCGATGCGTCACCAGGCCGTACCGGGTGCGGTGCACCTGCATGCGGTACGAGCCCTCGGCGGTGGGGTCGGCGACGGTCGGCTTCCAGGCGTTGCGTCGCTCCAGCTTCTCCATCGGCAGGCAGGCGCCGTGGTAGCGGTAGTGCGTCGCGTCCTTGGCGGGCGTGCCGCCATCCGGGGAGCACAGCTCCACCGCGTAGGTGTCGGTGACGTCCTGGGCGGAGGTGGTGGCGGACCACGCGTAGTCCTGGCCACGCCCCAGTTGGACGTACATCCCGACGCCCGCGAAGGAGGCGCCGCGCGCGCTGATGCCCGGCCCCTGGAGTTCCTGGAGCATCAGCAGCTGCGGGGCGAAGTAGCCGGTCTGCGGGCCGAAGACGGCGACCGGGTGGCCGCTGGCGGTGTGCTTTCCGGAGACGACGAGGGCGTTGGACATGCCGTGCTTGCGGCTGAACAGGTCCGCGGGCAGCACGCCGTCGTCGTAGATGCCGCGCAGCTCGTCGAGGGTCGCGGGGGCCTTGACGCGCTTCGTGGCGCGGGTGACGGCGCTGCCGGTGCGGTCGAAGACGAGCGGTTCCGGCGTCACGGAGCCGGGGTCGGGCAGGGCGGTGCCCTTGGGGTCCGCCGGTTTGCCGGCGTACGGGAAGGCGGCGTCGCGCACGGTCAGGGCGGCCTCGGGGTCGTCACGCTCGCGGAACGACTCCCACACCCGGGCGCCCTCGGCGATGCCGTACTTCTGCTGGGCGGCGAGCAGCGAGAGCGCGGACTCCACCTCGCCGCCTCCGCCGTTGCCGAAGAGCGCGCCGACGACGGAGGCGAGGGCGATCAGGTCGGTGAGCTTGAAGGGCTGGATCTCGCCCGCGTTGGTGATGGCGTCGACGTGCCCGGTGAGGACGTACTCGCCGGGGAAGTAGCGGCCGTTCTTGGCCTGTTCGCGGTAGGCGTTGATGCCGTCGACGTACGCCTGGGCGTCGGCCATGGCCTGCCTGCCGCGCTCGCCCTGGGTCGCGAGGATGCGGTCGATCTGGGCCTGGTAGTCGGCCTCGGTGTACGGGGCCTGCCGGAAGAAGTCCTGCTCCAGGCCCTGGTTGGACTCCGCGCCGCCCGCGAACGGGGTCAGCTCACCGCGCCCCACATGCCGGAAGAGGTCCATCAGCCACAGCCGGTCCTGTGCGGCGGCATATCCGGCGCCGAACTCGGTGCCCTCACGGGTGGTGCCCTGGATGTGCGGGACGCCGGTCCTCTTGTCCCGGGTGATCGTGACGTCGTCCCGCGGCCTGGTGACCGAGGCCACCTGGTCGGCGGGGACGCCGAAGGACGCGTCGTTGAAGAACTCGGTCAGCGACGCGTCGGTGAGCGTGGGGTGGCCGCCGACGAGCTTGTCGTACGGCGCGAGCTGGTCGTCGTTGTGCGCGGGGCGCGTGCCGAACACCTTGTGGGCGAGGATCTCCGCCAGCGTGGCGTTGCCGTTCGCGCCGGGCGGCAGGATGTCCGAACAGCGGCCCTGGCAGTAGTCGGTGACGGGGTCGGCCGCCTGTGCCGCCGGTGGCAGCGGGGTGGCGAGGGTCGCGCCCAGGGCCAGCAGGGCGGCGCCGGCGATGCTCCTGAGCGTACGGGTACGTCGTCGCATTCCCGCTCCTCACGCCACATGCGCGGATGCCGAACGCGTTGGAGGTTACCGGCGGTATGCCGCATCGGGAAGATGAGCGGCCGTCATCTCTTGCATACGACTTCGGCCATTCCCTGTCGCAACCGGGTTTCCGGGATCCTTAGTGCGGCGCCGTACGTCTCACCGACGACGAGTCGGGTTCCGCACCAGCGGAGGTGGGAAGAATGGCCGGTTTCAGAGCGCTCGCACGAGAGGTGCGCGATCCGGAGAGACACATCGCGCAGCGACGTAGCGCATTGCGCAAGTGCCTTGAGCGGTTCGCACCCTACGGCCATCGGGCGACGTGGCACCATCTGTGCACCCGGGCCGGGATCGCCCCGGAGGACCGGGACCCCGATCCGGCGCGGCTGGTCCGCGCGCTGGAGGAGTTGGAGGAGGCCCGCGCCCTGTGGCTCGCCTACGAGGCCGAGTTCGCCGAGCGGCGCAGGCAGGAGAAGCACGAGGGAATCCGGCAGCCGAGCGCTGTCGACGACTGGCATCTGCGCACCTGGGGCGGGTGCGACATCGTCCCGTGCGAGAGCCCCACGGCCCATCCGCGCGGCCGGCTGGCCGCCGTGCTGCGCCGGATGATCCAGGCGATGGAGGGCCGGCCGGCCGGAGCCTGCCCGGTCTGCGCCGAGGAGCACCTCGCCTGGCGGGAGGACCTCGACCACTCCCCGTGGGCCGGTCCGGTGTGCACGGGCTGCGGCATCGTGGTGCCGACGCCGATCCTCACGGCCGCGGCCCTGACGGCGGCCAGGCGCCTGGCGCACAGCCGGCGGTACGCGACCGTGTGAGCACGGCCGCCAGGCCCCGCCGCGCACCGGCCGGGGGAACGGCGCGGCGGGGCCCGCGACCGGCGGGGACGACACGACGGCCGGGATGGCCGGGCGTTGACACGCGACGATCACGTGAGCA
Coding sequences within it:
- a CDS encoding penicillin acylase family protein, whose translation is MRRRTRTLRSIAGAALLALGATLATPLPPAAQAADPVTDYCQGRCSDILPPGANGNATLAEILAHKVFGTRPAHNDDQLAPYDKLVGGHPTLTDASLTEFFNDASFGVPADQVASVTRPRDDVTITRDKRTGVPHIQGTTREGTEFGAGYAAAQDRLWLMDLFRHVGRGELTPFAGGAESNQGLEQDFFRQAPYTEADYQAQIDRILATQGERGRQAMADAQAYVDGINAYREQAKNGRYFPGEYVLTGHVDAITNAGEIQPFKLTDLIALASVVGALFGNGGGGEVESALSLLAAQQKYGIAEGARVWESFRERDDPEAALTVRDAAFPYAGKPADPKGTALPDPGSVTPEPLVFDRTGSAVTRATKRVKAPATLDELRGIYDDGVLPADLFSRKHGMSNALVVSGKHTASGHPVAVFGPQTGYFAPQLLMLQELQGPGISARGASFAGVGMYVQLGRGQDYAWSATTSAQDVTDTYAVELCSPDGGTPAKDATHYRYHGACLPMEKLERRNAWKPTVADPTAEGSYRMQVHRTRYGLVTHRATVDGKPVAYTSLRATYRHEADSIIGFQMLNDPGHVRDAASFQSAAQHINYTFNWFYADSRQTAYYNSGLNLVRAADVDPSLPVKAEAPYEWRDFDPALNTAAYTPPAEHPQSVDQDYYTSWNNKIAKGYTAAGFGNGSVHRGNLLDDRVRELVERGGVTRASLTRAMAEAAVTDLRGEDVLPELLKVVRGAPVDDPRLATAIGQLDSWRAAGAQRRETSPGSHTYGHADAVRIMDAWWPLLVEAVFAPGLGPDLYDRLRANLPIDESPSAGHGPTGSHAGSSFQYGWWSYVDKDLRAVLGEEVKGGLARPYCGAGDLAVCRGTLLATLKRALDKPATEVYPADAHCAAGDQWCADAIIHRALGGITQPPVNWQNRPTYQQVVEFPAHR
- a CDS encoding erythromycin esterase family protein, with the protein product MKRHQLVFVTALTACLGVLMTAALPASAASPPRERREDAAPPPEVGEDGAVAAIERAAHPLRSTKPSGPLDDLRPLGPMLGDAKIAGFGEATHSSHEFFTMKHRVFRYLVTQKGFRTYALEAPWSTGLRLNEYVLHGEGDPRRIMSEDFQESYLFWNTREYLSLVKWMRTYNRAHPHDPVRFMGNDAAYAGPELYDRVTAYLRQARPELLPEVTRLYRGLRPATDTYSYMRAYLAKPPAERRAMASRTGRALELLRRARPASGRAAHDGYAWALRHATALDQTARLYAFDPKDPGELAKAMVFRDRTMAENTLWWQERTGDKVMLSAHNGHVGYESVYPDRYPKTQGGFLRDRLGPDYVNVGFSFHHGSFNATEADDPLVDEEVRKISLGAAAPGNNEPALDRVGYDDYLLDMRTAPTEARDWLGVARPTRAIGTAYPWPDAQVALARSFDLLIHLHEVRAADRLPH